ATTCACATTGTTGAGTTCAAATTCAAATATATTAATACCGGTCTTTTTAAACGAAACTAAGTGGAAAAAATGTATGCAATCATAGTAGACTATATAGTTATACTCTCTGCAATTgagctccacccccccccccttggaatCAAGTAGAGTTAGAATCAAGCTAGCATAAAATAATTCGCATAATTGATATAATGGCGGTATTTCAACCATTACTTGATTTACAATAAGTGGCAGGAAAATGAAAACTTTGATCTACAATACCTCTTTAAGATTCATGGAATTATTGTTTCATACATCTTTTATGAATTATGTAATCAGGACTAAATTACCTTGCTCTTAGCAACTTCTTTATCTCCTGTTAATACGTATACATGTAATATTGGACttttaaaatcacacacacacacacacacacacacacacacacacacatatatatatatatatatatatatatatatatatatatatatatatatatatatatatacatatatatataaaatatatatatatatatatatatatatatatatatatatatatatacatatttatatatatacgtatatattatatatatatatatatatatatatatatatatatatatatatatatatatataaatataaatatacatatatatatgtatatatatatatatatatatatatatatatatatatataatatatatatatatatatatatatatatatatatatatatatatatatatatataacggattttgagcgaagcaaaaaatctatttttggctggtgccctggcgaccctaatatatatatttttgggctcagtcaatgtcgtcctaatggaagttcctaaagggtagcttcctagggtatatttgactacagtgatattcccagagaattttactttaaggtatccagaattctaactcctggagcaaatatccctaattaaatctaacagggatatcgcataatatcagaggacgtattcttgacacgtcacatacctatcttcaccccaaacagtattaacgcttcgaggggttacagtgacaataatctgaaacgggaatgaaaaaagagccgttcccaaggaatttctcctattctgtttccagtgtgtatctgacgaaggtggcagcgtcatctccattccttgtagcgatatacgaggtgctacagatactgtattatagggaggggtcaataagcccttttacaataaaaggaagggcgggtccctcaggacgacatggctacctcacccaaaaaagtttaccagagcattactgtatctgtggattctcaaccggtgccgtaccctcaagaaagtattttcctggtccgtctagacccagagaactatgatgttaccgtcatacatcatttcatctaagcatgaactatgttagtgcttcctgccccctacagggaagagtcatactagactctggaaaaagtctcgaggagtacataataactatggatgacaaaatgacaagcttgtatagtgatctcgccctatacaccataaagcaaagtttgtataagagtgaccaatgtcagtatgaattcctgacatatccccaaggtatctactctCATTAAGCTAtaggataacagttgtatccgtataggaacaaattttgcatctctaccaccatccccttagggtacaacgttaacccttcctaaggaagtgGATTTTTGCttaaagaaaggaacaatcttaaaagacgttccatggtaaaattatccatattttaattttaatgctcagtatatttctaataaaatgtgtgtgggcgaataagacgcagggttcactatgaaccagtttatcaaaaatttaataaacatacatatcagatcaacatttataaaatttaaaaaatgtggacgatatccgttaaagcataaagaaaacagtcaacagaaaatattgtttcgtctaacaggaaacagatttgccacttcaatcgcatcattaataataatgatacagtctgtattactgtttatttacactagcgtaagaaacgcttggcacaagtgtccgtattatgctatagttcaccaaagtccatggaacagttcataaggacacgttagtggcctgtcgttcagtgtgtagtaacagactgtgactacacacccaccctcttaattaatcgtcccaagttaattacactgttcctcgcagatttaaacagaaggttaaagaattctacctgctgttaccacagacctcttgagttgctccacttgcttcgcatagtgcataaagaacaccttggaagactaccagccggtgtacgaacgaagatgttcaaagtccatataattaaagaaattttatggaagaggcaactttgctcggatcacgacttgcgggtgtactgtctggatccgctctgcgaataacataggtgagtttcgcccttagttgtttcagaagtaaatttgaacccgcggtttctcctttgaacagctgtcctcccttaaagtctgaagttctatgaagatagacctttaggcactccactgaacatagagatgcatcttccttcagagggcagattctctagggaccccacctgttggtgggtagcttgttcctggcaagaaacgttgggtctagaaacagattcagttctcctttcaagagagccactattacattaactctagcccccaaagcgagtgcaaacagaaacataactttttgagtaaAATCCTTCAAAgagcactcctcattattcaaaattaatgcaaatgaggaaccttagtgcccatgaaatgggtcttagaggcgctgaaggtctaagcttagcaccgaccttcggaattttattaaaaattgtccttagaaaggtcaacctaaaaggtatatagtatcggtcttgtcaaggcagacttgcacgttgataatgtgttggctgctaaaccttactcatgaaggtgaataaagaaaataaacagaagtcaatcaagaattctttttggtttcttcgccttgacaaacgacacccactcgctgagtcagggttggatccggtagcggtaaacTTCAGTcttagttctaatgccagagggaactaaatgctgattggccacttgtgggccactattgccgccttccttttgaaggatctcatattgaggaccttcaaaggaggttgtgcagagggaacaggtaaatcctggaccatctgttccagtctagggacatagtgtccagtgcttccgctagcggatccttgtacggggacacattctatttgatgtctttcgtcgcaaagaggtctatctgcagttccgggacttgactcaagatgagggagaacgatcctgcgtctagggactattctgactctatcggtgtgaacctggatagagtgtccgctgtcacgttgcgcaccgattgaatgtgaactgctgacaggtgccatttctttctttccgccaaacggagtatggccaacatcacttggttgattcgagGTGATCTCGACCCTTGCCGATTCAACcatcttactatcacctcgctgtctagaaccaatattacatggttcgagtggcgaggagaactttcattagtgtcagaagtactgccatggcttctggaaagttgatgtgaaacgacttgaaaagattggaccaagcttcctggattctcttctggtgagagtggcctccccagccttcctttgaagcgtctgtatggatagtaactgacgggggaagAGGTTGAAGAGGTATTAATATCTTCATCTGgttggctttggaccatggcttgagaagcgttcgcagtcgagtcagtagtggtctcatcagatctcttcgcgcgtttgatgcgtattatctccggactcctgttgcatcctttagctgtgctcttagcactgaatctattgaagtaaactgtagagagcccagcactctctcctattcgcgtcttgatatccgattggatttcaatattctcttgacagagcctgctatatctttcctcttcttcccaggaatggaaagttgatgtgactccaaattccaatggattcccaaccattgaatttttttgagctggagatagtcgagactttttgatgttgattttgaatcccagatgttccaggaactggatcactatcttagaggcttacatgtattctgtcctggatgctacccacaccagctagtcgtccaagtaggctactacttggattctctttaagcataattgatggacagctgcgtactcaagctccatgaaaatgcttggggctatgtttagcccgaatggtatggttctgaaggcgtaaagtcttctttgtaacttgaaccctaggtaggaggagatgtgacgatttttgggcagtagggtccttttgtgttgaagtgtgagcatcctgaacttgtagttcactatgaacttgttgagtggcgacaagtctggaatgactctgagtttctgagtccttctttggaacacaaaacagcctgcctttgaacttgatggactttacttttcgaattactcttttcactttgagttttcggacatattcttccagaacgggggtagattgttgaaagaactgaggaaatggaggtggaggactgttccagcaccaacctagtccattctttattaggctgtgggcccagggatcgaaggtccaatgatccctaaatagatgtagtctccctcctactggaagcatctcgcttctgctgttgtggacctgggccttgcctccttgaccgcgtcctcccctgaatccccttccccttgaagggcgtctagaagaacctctggctgttcctctagattttgattgaaaggaagaagtctgcctttcaaatgctgggttaaaaactggcgactgtgtcgccacttgttgaggtaccaactggtacgagGTTGGAGGATGTggcactatctgaggcaccgcggtcacaggaagttgctgttgttgccgtcggtagggcttagccggccgagaggatagcctagacctttttgtcttcttcttgggttggggaccctcatccggagaagactttctcttaaggtttaagccccacttttggagaaggttcctattctccgtggcggctttgtttattacctctttaactacttcgttgggaaagaggtctttaccccatatgcaagaagaaatcagtctctagtgcctcaccgcagccaaggcgaacacgaactctctacaggctctcctagcttgaATAAAGCTATAGAGATGCTTCGTaactggccagatgggttttggccactaccatgaacgtgtcttgtgtcttggggtcacttgccatcgctttttaaaaattgtttgcaacgacatcgatgccgcaagtctttctttcgtctcttgctctatGCGCAAGAGaagctccgacagctttggaagttcctcatcaAACTCACGTtcggcaaggtcagggataacggcttgcattccttcagggaggggcatggtttccttgcctccaccgccttcaaggctgccttatatcccttttccatgaagggaaaggctctggctggagaggccacaaaagagggaagcttcttactcaaagctggcacctttgagttcgtgaagcccctctctttcatcgagctcgctagtaatgcctgtgctttactatggtcaaggactatgacctccttcggctccgtttcctcctttgaggctggctccttcctaagacggacatagtgatataccttacatatatatttatttatgatagaacAAGTAAGTATAACTGGTtgtaattagtaatataacaaagtgcttgtttaaagtagaacagttttataaatatgttgtcggtgatcatttaccaaagagcagttaacatttacctctgacTATGTAAACACTTATCTGactagtctgtatatagatattggatTAAAAGAATTACTGTAACTTCGGTTGAAGacaataaagaaggtttaaggacatcggtattatctctgattattccaccaagtacaattagGATATAACAGATGGTAGCAGAGACGTCATCGAATCTCGGACCTGGACATCGAGATtaacaagtgttttcttgtgattaataagttccgaaagttttgtgaaaaCTTTTGTAAAGTCTAAATTGccagaaaacatggagtaaaacaccctTACCAAGGGGGTGGAGGGGTCTACCATCAGCTATGTTTAGAAGAACAAAGGAACTTTAACTTTTCCCGCCAAAAAGCTCCCCCTAAGATAGGGGTCGGGTAACTTTTTTTGGGTGTTACCCCAATAGAATTTTTAGTAAAATGAATATACCCCCACACTTGGAAGTACTCTAGTGGACAAACCAATTTACTTATAGTATACACAGTCATATAGAATTCATggataataaatagataaaaaatgtatATTGGAAAAATGTTCAATTGTTAATTTCATCTATCATAGGAAATAAAAGTCTGTCTTTTCGGCATGGAAATAGCACACAGGAAAAAAGTAGGAATAAcatttataaacagaaataaaacactCTTTTTAGCATTACATGGCACACAATCAAAACTACTGACCATCatgtatttcaaattcaaattgaaattttattgaatccACTATTATGGGGAAAAAAGTTTATCctttctggcataagaatggcacacaaacaaaaataatgttattctttctggcataagaatggcacacaaagaaaaattatgttattctttctggcataagaatggcacacaacgaaaaataattaagaaaatattaaaaatttaatattttaacgacagattgaaatctttaatattttcatatcagctACCTCAGGCTTTGGAAAAATGATACTGTTTTATCTTGGATACAAAAAACTCGAAATCAGGGATTTTTTAATTTACTGCTACTAGGATGCTGTCTTCAGGATTCAACcagtttctgtattttgtttttagatttacaaGGGTAGAAAAACCTTGTTCGCAAAGGTAGGTTGTTGTGAAAGGTAGTAGCACTTTAGTTGCTTCCATAAGTGCAGTTTTATAAGCCTTTGCAGTTTTTGACATCCAAAAACATGagagatcatccttgctctcaaaatccatttttgtttCATTGCTGGAACGAAGTTCAATAAGCTCTTCTGCCAATCCTTCAGGCTGTTCAGGTAAATCAGCCAGCTCACTTTTGAAGGGATTTACAACCCAGCTGACAGTATGTGAATCAAGTTCTGGAAAATAGTCACAGAACCTATTTCTAAGTTTGGTCAGGGGCCTTGTGACTGACTCCTTTATGCCACTAAGACTGCAGTCTTGACAGTCTTCCAAAAACTCTCCCAGTTTTGGAAAGGCAGCAGTCTTATTGGCATTTATTTTCTGGTTCCAATACTGAAGCTTTGATACAAATGCTGAAATTTTTTCCCTTGCTAACAGGAGATTGACTTTCTTTCCTTGCAATTCCTTATTCAGTTCGTTTACATGTCCAAAAATGTCATCTAAGTATGCAAGAAGAGCTAGCCAGGTTGTTTTCTGAACTTTTCTGCAAGTGTGTGTTTTTTATCAGTCAGAAACATTTCGAGTTCTGTTTTAAGAGCCCACACTCTATTCAGGACATTTCCACGTGAAAGCCACCTCACTTCCGTATGGAAAAGAAGGGTTGAATATTCAGGCTCTCCATCCTCACATAAATCACGAAACATCCTCGTATTTAGTGCATGCCCTTTTACAACATTGACATTCTTAATCACATCATTTAACACAGCTTCCACTTCTGGTTCCAAATTCTTCACAACTAATGCCTGGCGATGTATCATAAAATAGATGACTAGAATATCTGGTTTCTGTTGTTTGACCAAAGCCACAAAACCATTGATGTGACCAAGCATGGCAGGAGCTCCATCAACTGATACTGGAATACAATCTTCCCACTTCAGATCAACACTTGGTTTTTTGAAGCATGCATCAACCTTATTGAACACATCAATACCCCGAGTTCTCAACTCAAGAGGAGAACACAACAACATTTCTTCTTCGATTTCATCAGAGTCCCTATATCGAATGTATACCATCAGTTGTGAATTGCTACTTACATCTGTAGTCTCATCAAGTTGAATGGCAAACTTTACTTTTTTTACTGAAGAAATCGCTTGTTCCCTCGCATTTTCTGCTAAGATGGAAATTCTTTCTTTAATAACTCTAGCAGACAAAGGTACTGTATTCAGTTGTTTAACTACTTTCTGCCCAcacattatttctgccatttttacaGCCGCAGGCGTGATTAAGTTTTCACCAATAGTATGTGGTTTCTTGTTTCGAGCAGCCAACCATGCCACTTC
This genomic stretch from Palaemon carinicauda isolate YSFRI2023 chromosome 21, ASM3689809v2, whole genome shotgun sequence harbors:
- the LOC137614850 gene encoding protein FAM200C-like: MFDQRSAAIASFEVAWLAARNKKPHTIGENLITPAAVKMAEIMCGQKVVKQLNTVPLSARVIKERISILAENAREQAISSVKKVKFAIQLDETTDVSSNSQLMVYIRYRDSDEIEEEMLLCSPLELRTRGIDVFNKVDACFKKPSVDLKWEDCIPVSVDGAPAMLGHINGFVALVKQQKPDILVIYFMIHRQALVVKNLEPEVEAVLNDVIKNVNVVKGHALNTRMFRDLCEDGEPEYSTLLFHTEVRKVQKTTWLALLAYLDDIFGHVNELNKELQGKKVNLLLAREKISAFVSKLQYWNQKINANKTAAFPKLGEFLEDCQDCSLSGIKESVTRPLTKLRNRFCDYFPELDSHTVSWVVNPFKSELADLPEQPEGLAEELIELRSSNETKMDFESKDDLSCFWMSKTAKAYKTALMEATKVLLPFTTTYLCEQGFSTLKEPQRKCDAIFCNHSSRNFYGQKACRSHVPCTITTDTLQYWDPQVCNICRTLVTEGFDNPKSTESRDAARDKLLKWVRGFHKNSPGPCLPNDRMRSLLFLKVGSEIVMPQARPGPPCIQMTIKTDVSEA